In the Streptomyces formicae genome, one interval contains:
- a CDS encoding DUF2252 domain-containing protein has product MSVPQPTAEQRGEQILAVFGTAFGELLAADPAAFRVKFRKMASSAFAFYRGTACLFYADLEREQHGGPYLDDRTGRVWIHGDLHAENFGTYMDAQGRLIFNVNDFDEAYVGPFTWDLKRFAASMALIGYSKALSDEQIADLVRVYAAAYRERVHDLATGAKSDEVPPFTLDTAQGPLLDALRDARSLTRFSLLDSMTEIRDFERRFAAGGGSIELDAATRYKVLAAFDGYLETLPESSLTRPDSYRVKDVVGRRGIGIGSAGLPSYNILLEGNSDALENDVVIYLKQAQTPAVSRHITDPAVRGYFQHEGHRTVISQRALQAHADPWLGWTELDGAGQLVAEVSPYAVDLDWSDIDDLDEISQVVADLGRATATMHAAADDESGHSDLVPFSTERAIDAAIAADEGGFADLLVDFAHTYGARARSDHQIFVDLFRNGRIPGL; this is encoded by the coding sequence ATGTCCGTCCCGCAGCCCACTGCCGAACAGCGCGGCGAGCAGATCCTCGCCGTCTTCGGCACCGCGTTCGGCGAGCTGCTGGCCGCGGACCCCGCCGCGTTCCGGGTGAAGTTCCGGAAGATGGCCTCCTCCGCCTTCGCGTTCTACCGGGGCACGGCCTGCCTCTTCTACGCCGACCTGGAGCGCGAGCAGCACGGCGGGCCCTACCTGGACGACCGCACGGGCCGCGTGTGGATCCACGGCGACCTGCACGCGGAGAACTTCGGCACGTACATGGACGCCCAGGGCCGCCTGATCTTCAACGTGAACGACTTCGACGAGGCGTACGTCGGCCCCTTCACCTGGGACCTGAAGCGCTTCGCCGCCTCCATGGCCCTGATCGGCTACTCGAAGGCGCTCAGCGACGAGCAGATCGCCGACCTGGTCCGGGTCTACGCGGCGGCCTACCGCGAGCGCGTCCACGACCTGGCGACGGGCGCCAAGAGCGACGAGGTGCCGCCCTTCACCCTGGACACCGCCCAGGGCCCCCTCCTGGACGCGCTGCGCGACGCCCGCTCCCTGACGCGCTTCTCGCTGCTCGACTCGATGACGGAGATCCGCGACTTCGAGCGGCGCTTCGCGGCGGGCGGCGGCTCCATCGAGCTGGACGCGGCCACGCGCTACAAGGTGCTCGCCGCGTTCGACGGCTATCTGGAGACGCTGCCCGAGTCCTCGCTGACCCGCCCCGACTCCTACCGCGTGAAGGACGTCGTCGGCCGCCGCGGCATCGGCATCGGCTCCGCGGGCCTGCCCTCGTACAACATCCTCCTCGAGGGCAACAGCGACGCCCTGGAGAACGACGTCGTGATCTATCTCAAGCAGGCCCAGACCCCGGCGGTCTCGCGGCACATCACGGACCCGGCCGTGCGCGGCTACTTTCAGCACGAGGGGCACCGCACGGTCATCTCGCAGCGCGCCCTCCAGGCGCACGCCGACCCGTGGCTCGGCTGGACCGAGCTGGACGGCGCGGGCCAGCTCGTCGCCGAGGTCTCGCCGTACGCGGTGGACCTGGACTGGTCGGACATCGACGACCTGGACGAGATCTCCCAGGTGGTCGCCGACCTGGGCCGCGCCACCGCCACGATGCACGCGGCGGCGGACGACGAGAGCGGGCACTCGGACCTGGTGCCGTTCTCCACGGAGCGGGCCATCGACGCCGCGATCGCGGCCGACGAGGGCGGCTTCGCGGACCTGCTCGTGGACTTCGCGCACACCTACGGGGCACGCGCGCGCAGCGACCACCAGAT